The following are from one region of the Anguilla rostrata isolate EN2019 chromosome 7, ASM1855537v3, whole genome shotgun sequence genome:
- the nts gene encoding neurotensin/neuromedin N, whose protein sequence is MHIDSGFGKMRALTVCMVFLFLAHEAMCSVTDSEQERKGTEEEFLNSLFTSKVSRPQPRTPLLDACGLIQSLTGRGQEAWPSNGEGLVPREALSTESMEGLYDLESLCRVLQPREIFHEYLESDLTKNNVNPPKRKSPYILKRQLHMSKTRRPYILKRSSYY, encoded by the exons ATGCACATAGACAGTGGATTTGGCAAGATGAGGGCTCTGACTGTTTGCATGGTTTTCCTCTTCCTAGCTCATGAAGCGATGTGCTCAG TGACAGATTCTGAGCAGGAACGGAAAGGAACAGAAGAAGAGTTCCTGAACAGTCTTTTCACTTCAAAG GTAAGCAGACCGCAGCCGAGGACCCCTCTGCTGGACGCGTGCGGGCTGATCCAGAGCCTGACTGGGCGGGGTCAGGAGGCGTGGCCGAGTAATGGGGAGGGGCTCGTGCCCAGGGAAGCCCTCTCCACAGAGTCTATGGAGGGGCTGTATGACCTAGAGAGCCTCTGCAGAGTACTGCAGCCCAGAGAG ATCTTTCACGAGTACCTGGAGTCTGACCTCACAAAGAACAATGTGAATCCACCAAAAAGGAAATCGCCCTATATACTGAAACGCCAGCTGCACATGAGCAAAACCAGAAGGCCGTATATTCTGAAGCGCAGTTCATACTACTGA
- the rassf9 gene encoding ras association domain-containing protein 9, which yields MAPFGRNFLKARLRNRSESKDKALPAGEEIQVWVCQEEKVVCGVSKHTTCADVVQALLEDHKTATEDKRSLHGEPKEYCLLERWKGFERALPPLTRILRLWNAWGDEKPFVQFVLLKTSESVTLCTKRSSKPKGALSKSKRWEQGPAQYVKLLPVDRQKRMVKKAFRKLEKIRKEKTPTQDRDEGGISSLVQLIIAQDHTIQQQIHRMRELDLEIERIEWELSASPDQEGWSVSDRMGDQLQEYLYSTDGIEQLETQLMKHRDLIEKLSCDIDSEIKSRCVTGTQEPQGAAASVDFDAGDAGCDDAELEGLRRDLERSMRQGLALQAQVTELEKELNENEGVLSSKSQECEHLAVQLSYLCTADSPACTFSDGPSCQARGCSVQNKLGQILSQADAADTDSDTGISSTHSQDSLSPYGDILPPLDTDV from the exons ATGGCACCATTCGGAAGAAACTTTCTCAAAGCGCGTTTGAGAAACAG GTCTGAAAGCAAAGACAAAGCTCTGCCAGCCGGAGAGGAGATACAGGTGTGGGTGTGCCAGGAGGAGAAGGTGGTCTGCGGGGTGTCCAAGCACACCACCTGCGCCGATGTGGTTCAGGCCCTGCTGGAGGACCACAAGACTGCCACGGAGGACAAGAGGTCCCTGCACGGTGAGCCCAAGGAGTACTGCCTCCTGGAGAGGTGGAAGGGCTTCGAGCGAGCTCTCCCCCCGCTCACTCGGATCCTCCGGCTTTGGAACGCCTGGGGGGACGAGAAGCCCTTTGTGCAGTTTGTTTTGCTGAAGACCAGTGAGTCTGTGACACTGTGCACCAAGAGGTCCTCCAAGCCAAAGGGGGCATTGTCAAAATCAAAAAGATGGGAACAAGGCCCAGCCCAATATGTCAAATTGCTGCCCGTGGACAGGCAGAAGAGGATGGTGAAAAAGGCTTTTCGGAAGCTGGAGAAGATCCGCAAGGAGAAGACACCCACCCAGGACAGGGATGAAGGGGGGATCAGCAGCTTGGTCCAGCTTATCATTGCTCAGGACCATACCATCCAGCAGCAGATCCACAGaatgagagagctggacctggagATTGAGCGGATTGAGTGGGAGCTGTCTGCCAGTCCTGACCAGGAAGGCTGGAGTGTCTCCGACCGCATGGGTGACCAGCTTCAGGAGTATCTGTACTCCACTGACGGCATCGAGCAGCTGGAGACACAACTAATGAAGCACAGGGACCTCATCGAGAAGCTTTCCTGCGACATTGATTCAGAAATAAAGAGCAGATGCGTCACGGGCACCCAGGAGCCACAGGGGGCAGCGGCGAGCGTGGACTTTGACGCAGGTGACGCAGGCTGTGACGATGCCGAGCTGGAGGGGCTGAGGCGAGACTTGGAGCGTAGCATGCGCCAAGGTTTAGCCTTACAAGCGCAGGTGACAGAACTGGAGAAGGAGCTGAATGAAAATGAGGGTGTTCTGAGCTCAAAGAGCCAGGAGTGTGAGCACCTGGCAGTGCAGCTAAGCTATCTATGCACTGCCGACAGCCCAGCATGCACCTTCTCAGATGGCCCTAGTTGCCAGGCAAGGGGCTGTAGTGTACAGAACAAGCTGGGTCAGATCCTGTCACAGGCAGATGCCGCGGACACCGATTCAGACACGGGAATAAGCTCCACCCACAGTCAGGACTCCCTGTCACCCTACGGGGACATCCTTCCACCTCTGGACACAGATGTGTAA